CAATGGCGATCCTGAACAGCTTAAAGTGCAAGCACGTGCTATTGATAGTGTGGCTAAGTTTATCACTGGCGAGATTAAAAAAGAGATTGTCGTTCCCAATAAATTGGTCAACATTGTGGTGATAGGCTAAGCACCTTAAGCCTTTTGATAAAAAATAAGGATAGCGATTATGTCGTACAAACACCGAGCTACGCAGTTATCATCAGCCGCCCAAAAGCAGAGGGTCAAAAAACATCCTGCACAAAAGATAGCTGTAGCGGTACTCGCTGTAGTGCCAATGATTGTGGTACTGGGTACGACTAGCATCTTGACCGGCTGTGGCTTTCAGCTACGTGGTTACGATACCCCCTTGCGCTTTGATGTCGCGAAGACCGCGGTTATTATTGAAGACAATCGCACCTCATTTCCACTAAAGTTACCTTTAACACGGCGCCTAGAAGCATTGGGAGTCGATGTGGTCGACAGTATGACGCTGCTGGAAAACACCAGCAACCCTACTGTCAACAACAGCGCAAACAATACCAATGCGGAGCAAATTGCTATTATTAGGGTCAATAACGTGCGCTTTAAGCGTTATGAATTGGTTGGTGTTCTAACAGAAATTCGACTGGCCTTGTCAGCGGATGTCAGTTATCAGACGGTGCAAAACGGCCAACCTGTCACCTTGACCAATCCTATTCAAATTGAGCGCAGCTATCAGTATAACGAAGCCTCGGTCAGTACTGATGACCAACAAGGCGACCAGACTCGTGACTGGCTGTATGAAAGCTTAGCACGCCGTATTACCGATCAATATGTCGCGCTCAGCCTACCCAAGGTTGCCCCTACTAATGCCAATCAGTCGTCAACCCTTATCAAAAACCCTGCAACTGCAGCAGAAGTGACAACAATTATCGCGCCTGACTCTTAATGAACTTATCTACTTTGTAGTACAACATTTATGCAAGATACTTTTATTCAAGCCTATCCAAAGCTATTGCAACCACCAGTTGCAGTAGCAGGCTTGTGGCTGGCACATGGTGATGAACCGCTGTTACATCAGTGGCTCGTTGATGTACTGCGTCCACATTGGCGCGCGCAAAACTATGCGATCAAGCGTATCGAGCTAATATCAGTGAAGAGCTGGCAAGAGGTCTTGTCTGAGCTGGGTAGCTTGTCATTATTCGATGATGCCAGCGCCTTAATTGTGACGGGTAACCATAAACCGGATAAAGCCGTTATTACTGAGCTGGAGCGCTTTGCACAAGAAGCCCAAACGGGGGCGCATGGTCATAGCTTATTATGGTTGACGTCCAAGCAAGACCGCCGTGCCCAAAGCAGCAAATGGTTTGCTCCTTTTGCGCAATACGGGCACGTCATTGATTGTAACTTGTACAATGAGCAGCAGCGACAGCAACTGCTCCAGATTCAAGCACAACAGTTCGGACTACGATTGTCACAAGAAGCGTGGCAACTATTGATGTCACATACCGAGCATTACTTGTTGAGTGCCTATCAGACCTTATGGCGATTGTCCTACCTGTTTGCGCCCAAGCTAGTCGCAAGCGGCAGTGACATCAGTGACGCCAGTGACAGGAGCGGCACTTCTACGGCAACGTCCAAAAGTATAGCGCTCGATATTACTGATTTACAAGCAGCACTGGTCAGCGACGCGCAGTTTAGTGTGTTTGATTTGTCCGATGCGATGTTAGCGGGTAATAGTGCACAAGTCGCGAAAATTATATTTCAGCTCAGAGCCTCCGATGAACCAACAACCTTAGTGCTGTGGGCGATTAGCAAGGATATGCGTCAGATTATGGCCTTACTCGATGGCCAAGACCCGCAAGCGTTAGGAATTTGGCGTAGCAAACAAGGACTATATCAGCAGGCTTGTCGTCGGCAGTCAAAAATACAAACGGCCCAGTGGCCTAAGCTTATTTATCACTGTGACCAAGCCATTAAAGGTATTGTGCGCCAACCAGCATGGGAACTGTTGTTGCAAGCGGCGTTAGAGTTATCAGGAAAACGTTTATTTATGGCTAAATAAATATGGCTAGCGGCTGCTTATTTTTGGTATTCTTTAATCTCAGCCATCCTTACGCCACTTATTAGACTGAGTTTGTTAGCAGCCTAGCAAACCGCTTCCAGCCTCTTTCTACCTTGACCTTTCGTAAATTAATTACCATTCCTTTTTGGGGGATGGCGCCTTTACTACACCTATATTTGATTTAATTGTAATTGGATTGTCATCATGCGCAAAATCAGCAAAAAGTCTGCTATTAAGTGGGGCATCATAGCCTTAATCGTCTTAGGGTTAGCGGCTTTGGCCTATAAAACCTTTAAGCCCAAAGAAATCCAGCCTAACTATCTCACAGCGCTGGTTGAGATTGGCGATATCGAAAATAACGTGATGGCATCCGGTAAAGTCAAGGCCCTAAATACTGTTGACGTCGGCGCGCAGGTATCTGGTGAGGTCAAACGGCTATTTGTTGAAGTGGGCGACCAAGTACAAAAAGGTGACTTAATCGCACAGATTGATCAAGTCACCCAAAAGAATAACTTAAGCAATCAACAAGCCAGCCTTGACCAAAGTGAAGCGGCTCTGCAAAGCGCTCGCGCAGAAACCTTAAGTCGAGAAGCCGGCTTAAAAAGTGCTTTTGCTGATCTTGCCAGCCGCCAGTCTGAGCTAAAACAAGCTCAATCTGATTTCTCGCGCTTGCAATCATTAGTCGCTATCGATGCGATCTCACAGCAGGAGTACGACACTCAAGCCACTCGTATTGATACCGCCAAAGCCGCGGTTGCCAATGCGCGCGCTGCTATCGATACTGCTAAGGCGGCGATCGCCACCACAGCGGCTAATATCAATAGCCAGCAGGCTGCTTTGCGCAAATCACAGACCAACGTCGATACTGCCCAAGAAGACCTCAGCTACACCACCATTCGCGCGCCAATGTCCGGTACAGTGGTCTCGATCACTACCGAACAAGGAACAACCGTTAATGCCAACCAGACCGCGCCTACCATTGTCACCTTAGCGGATTTGTCAGTTGTACGCATCAACGCCCAAATTTCTGAAGCAGACGTTATCAACGTTAAGGCAGGGCTACCCGTTTATTTCAATATTATTGGCAATCCTGATAAAAAGTATGACGCGATACTTGAAGCGATTGAACCGGCCCCTGAGCGTATTAGTGACACCAGCTCAACCGATGCCGCTATTTACTATGTGGGCTATATCGAAGTACCCAATACTGAGCGTCGCTTTCGTATTGATATGACCGCTCAAGTTTACATCGTGGTCAATCAAGCCAAAAACGCCTTATTGATTCCTTCCGCTGCCTTACAAGCTGCGGGTAATGCTAAGAAATCTGATAATACGACTGTTGCTAATGACCCAGATTCAGGCGAAACCATGGCTAAAGTACGTGTGCTTAAAGCAGATGGCGAGGTCGTGGATCAACTTGTAACCGTCGGGATAAACAATCGCGTTAGCGCTGAAATCATAAGTGGTTTAAATAAAGGCGATGAAGTGATACTAAGCGAAGAAGGTCCGGCGGAAGATGGCAAAGGGCGGTTTTAGCGGTCACCCCTAAGCAGTAATATTTAACTGTATAGGGTAAAAAATGACCCAGTGAGCGTTTCGTAGTAGCAGGTGATCTTTGATATTGATTGATATAGGTAGCAGGAAAGATGACCAACCAAGATCCTATCTCTAACACCAAGACTGATGTAATTGATGTGATTAACGTCCCATTAATGCAGGTCAAAGGGCTGATTAAAGAGTTTAAAGCAGGCGAGCAGACTATTCGTGTGCTAGATGACATCAATCTAACCATTAACCACGGTGAGATGGTCGCTATCATTGGCCAGTCAGGCTCTGGTAAGTCTACCTTAATGAATATTCTAGGCTGTTTGGATCAAGCGACTGCTGGCAGCTATAAAATATTTGGTCAACCGGTCAGCCGCTTAGAGGCTGACGAGCTGGCCAAGCTACGCCGTGAACACTTTGGCTTTATTTTTCAGCGTTATCATCTACTGGGTGATATTAGCGCTCGTGATAACGTGGCGGTACCAGCAGTATATGCTGGCATGGATGGCCAAGCACGCAACCAACGTGCCGAACAGCTGCTATCAGGCTTGGGATTGTCAGACAAGGTCAATAACCGTCCAAGCCAGCTGTCTGGTGGACAGCAGCAGCGGGTCTCTATCGCGCGGGCATTGATGAATGGTGGCGACATCATCTTAGCCGATGAGCCGACTGGTGCGCTTGACAGTAAGTCTGGCGACGATGTGATGAAGATTTTGCAAGACTTAAATGCACAAGGCCATACTATTATTATGGTTACTCATGATCCTCTTTTAGCGGCTCAAGCTGAGCGAGTGATTGAGATTAAAGACGGCATTATTATTGCCGACTATAAAAACGAGCACTATCAGCAAACGCAAGCGCAGCCTGAAGCAATTTTGGATCGCCATCGTAAAAGCGCTTTTGGCAGCTTTGTCGACCGCTTATTCGAAGCCTTTAAAATGTCCTTACTGGCCATGCGCGCTCACAAAATGCGCACCCTACTGACCATGCTAGGTATTATCATCGGTATTGCCTCAGTAGTATCTGTCGTGGGACTGGGCAAAGGCTCACAAGCGCAAATCTTGACCAGTATTAGCTCCCTAGGTACTAACACCATTACCCTCTCTGACGGCTACCCATATGGCGACCCTAGACGCCAATATAACGATGACAATCTGACTCCGCAAGATGCTCAAGCAGTGGCCGATCAACCCTATGTCATCAGTGTCAGTCCACAGATTAATAATAATATTGATGTGCGCTACCGCAATGTGCAAGAGGCAGCAAGCGTCAAGGGAGTCGGTAAAGACTACCTGGACGTAACGGGCGAGACGCTAGCTGAAGGTCAAGGCTTTGATGAACAAAGCATCTTGCGCCGTACTCAAGATATTATTATTGATAGTAGCGCCAAACGAACCTTTTTCCCTGATAATGCCAACCCCATCGGTGAAGTATTGCTGATAGGCAGTGTACCAGGACGAGTGATTGGGGTATTAGCGCCTAATGATAGCGGGTTTGGCGGTGGCGTAGACTCACCGACCCTATATATGCCTTACACCACTATGATGTCACGGCTCATAGGCAGTGCTTATATCGAAAGCTTCGTGGCACTGATTGATAATGATATTTCTTCCTCTGCTGCTGAGACTGCTATTGCTAGACTGATAGAAAGTCGCCACGGTACGGATGACTTTCGTATTCGCAACTCCGACTCCATTCGCCAGACCATAGAATCTACGACTACGGCGCTTACCCTACTGATTTCATCTATTGCGATTATTTCCTTAATAGTCGGCGGTATCGGGGTCATGAATATCATGCTGGTATCAGTCACCGAACGCACTAATGAGATTGGGGTGCGCATGGCCGTAGGTGCACGCCAAAGTGATATTATGCAGCAATTTTTGATTGAAGCTATATTGGTCTGTATTTTAGGAGGCCTGCTCGGCATCGGTTTGGCATTTACAATTGGTGAATTAATCAACCGTGTTGGTGGTGATAGCTTTAAAGTTATCTACTCGTCAACATCAATTATTGCCGCCTTTGTCTGTTCAACGCTCATTGGGGTGATTTTTGGCTTCCTACCCGCTCGCAATGCAGCCAAACTTGATCCTGTTGAGGCCCTTTCTAGAGATTAACAGCAACATGCTAGATTTTTGATAATAACTTAAAAATTTCAGAATATAGACGACAAGTAATATCTTATTAAAGCGGCTGTTTTTAGCACCAATTACACTTATTTCAAGCTGCGGGGTTGTAATTATCACAATAATATATATAATGTGCTCTCACGTTTAGAGATACAAATCATTTAAACAGTGAACCAAGCTTATTGTCTGTTTTAATAGAGTGTTAAGCTTGTAGATGTACGGGACTTATTAACATGTAAGTTCACTTGCGCTCAAGTAGATAGCTTACTTGATTGCAACGTTCTAACAAAATCCTATTTGAAGGATTTTGACTTGCGAAGCTAAAATTGCATGCAATTTTTAGTTTCCACAGAATTTACGAAAATGTAAATTCACTTGCGCTCAAGTAGATAGCTTATTTGATTGCAACGTTCCAACAAAATCCTATTTAAAGGATTTTGACTTGCAGAGCTAAAAAAGCAGTGCTTTTTTTATACGCTCTTCAGGGCCGTTAGCTCAGTTGGTAGAGCAGTTGACTTTTAATCAATTGGTCCCGCGTTCGAATCGCGGACGGCCCACCATTTTTAGCTAGATACTTATTATGTATATTGCCCTACTCGGCATTAGCGTAGTAAGATTGTTTAAAGACATCTTTAAGATGTTTAGTTCTAACAAAGTCCTATTTAAAGGATTTTGACTTGCAGAGCTAAAAAAGCAGTGCTTTTTTTATACGCTCTTCAGGGCCGTTAGCTCAGTTGGTAGAGCAGTTGACTTTTAATCAATTGGTCCCGCGTTCGAATCGCGGACGGCCCACCATATTCTAAAAGCCCAGTCATTAATATGACTGGGCTTTTTTTTGCTTGCTATTCTTGAGTAACTTTTCATACTCGAATCATTAATAAAAAGTGCAAGTATAGTTAAAATACCTTAAAACGCGACGGTACTGCTGGTATAAGATGTTTGCAGCCTCTGTCTGTATAGGCACAGCAAGCAAGAAAAACGTATGCCAGCAGTAGGTTATGTATCGATACTACGTTTCATTGACTATAGTCTGTCATGAATCAATTATAAAGCTAAGCTACTAATCATGTGCCAACTGCCAACTGCCAACTGCCAACTGCCAACTGCCAACTAAAAATTATACAGGTGCTGCGTTGAGACAGCCTGACAACATAGTAGCTTTATAATATAGCAACTCTATGGTCGGTTCACTCAATTTTTTATATCCATCCTAACCTTTCTTAGACAAATTTTGAGAGTAGGAATCAATACCCTGACCCCCTAGCAGCTTATGGCGAATAGTGTCTTTTACCGTACGCGGATGCTCAGGAGCTTGGGTAATGAGTAGGTCAAAAGTCGCTGCATCAATTGGAAGGCTGCGCCCATGAGCCATCATGACGTTTGAAGGGTTTAAGTCTTTAATTTTTTGTAAAGAACGAATATAAACTTTAGGATCATAGACTGGAAACGGAGCCACAAATTTTCGCTTGAGCTTAATGATCAAATCACCAGTATAAACTTGGCGGCTGGGCAAATGAAAAAATGATAAGTCTCGATCGGTATGTCCGGGAGTTTCTAGTATTTGCCAATCAGCAAACTTGGGTACACTATCACCATCCTGCACGGTAATATCAGCATGAAGATGTGGCGAATACCATAGAATTTCAAACGTGCGACCCATGCGCTTGGCCGCGAAATGAGCCATTCCCATATCTGCTAAATGCATCAGCCGACCGCCCACCCCTTTATACCACTGCTGCGGCTTATCCGCAGACACGATAAGACAACCAGTCTCTTTTCTAAGCTTAATCGCTCCACCTGCATGATCGGGATGCATATGGGATACTAATACCACTTTTAAATCACTGACTGGTCGACCCAAGGTTTTCAGAATATAGTCTAGCACTACCGGCACATCAGGGCGGCAACAGCCATCTAATAATAACAGCTTGTCAGGATATATCGCTAGGTAAGAACTTTGAACATACCCTTCTATACGCACAATCTCACATAAATTCATTAATAGCCTTTGTGTCATTATCAATTACTATTTTGGTTAGGCTTCATGTTTGATTAGAATTCAGGATTCATTAAACATGAAGCTCACTGCCGTTAGTATAACGCTGATAGTTTAAGTGTGCGCTGTTTTGAGTGAACGGTTGTGTCCATAGTTCAATAATCACCCTGTTAATACTTATGCATTAGACCAGGCTACTTATAAATATTTAACGGACTGTTTTATTTTATTGCCAAGCATTAATTGCTAATGTCGGTGCCAATGGCTATTGTTAGTTTTTAAAAACCACCGTTGTTAGCCTTTAGATGGGTCATTAGCTTAGCACTAAGCAAAAATCATAGAGAACTTGCAGTCACATCAGTAACTAATATTACCCGTAAAGCCCAATTTACACATAAAGACCCTTGTTTATATTTGGTTAACGTTTGCATCCAACAAATAAATCTTATGTTTTTTTAATCACATGCTACTATCAAGAAACCATTCTTATAATCTTCTTGCAATACCCTTGATATAGAAGGCTGTAAATTAGTGATAAACCCTAATGCCAAGCGATAGTAGAAATATAGTAGAAGTATTGTTTGGCTAACTATTTTTATTCTTCACCTTAAATAATGAGACTGCCTATGTTGTCAAATTCTGCTCACTCGCCCACCATCTCTTTCCGCTCATTACTTCTTGCAACCTCAATCGGCTTCATGGCATTGGCTGTTAGCCAAACTGCCGCAGCCATCACTACCAAAAACATTACCTATACGGTAAATAATCAGTCTTATCAAGGTTATTACGCGAAAGCTGACCAGCCTAATGCACCTTTTATCTTACTTATTCACGATTGGGATGGCTTAACGGATTATGAGCGTCAGCGTGCCGATATGTTGGCAACTGAAGGCTATAATGTTTTGGCTGCAGACATGTTTGGACTGGGTATCCGCCCTACTACTATTGAAGACAAAAAACGTCTTACTTCAGCGTTATATGACGATCGGGTGAAGATGCGCAAATTACTCGAAGGAGCGTTGAACATAGGTCAGAAACAAGGCAATGATGTGCGCCAAGGTGTGACGATGGGATACTGTTTTGGTGGCACCGTTGCTCTCGAGTTAGCACGCTCAGGATTCCCGCAAAAAGCCTTTGTGCCCTTTCATGGTGGACTCGATATTCCAGTCGGTCAAAACTATGATAAGACAGTTGGAGAAATACTTGTCTTTCACGGTTCAGCTGATGAGTCAATTCCGTTAGCAGACTTTGCCACACTCGGTAAAACGTTAGAAGCTTCGAATGTACAACATGAGATGGTTACTTATAGTGGTGCAAAACACGCCTTCACTGTGTTCGATAGCGATAGATATGATGCTCGAGCAGATAAACGCTCTTGGAAGCGTTATATGGATTTTTTAGCAGAGGAATATAATTAGCAGAGGAATATAAAAAGTTTCATCGAAAAAAAACATAAGCAAACTCAAATAAAAAACTCCCTTAATTCAGATCGTATCATGATCGGTTAAGAGAGTTTTTTTGATGCTAATTTTCTAATACTCAACAGTATTATCGTTTTTTAAAAATCAGTAGCTGGTTGCTGGCTGGCATTGCATGAGTAGCAAATAATACTAAATGATGTTGGTCCGCTAGCTCTATAACATCTTCCTTATGACGAATACCACTGCTGGGATTCTGCTGACGTAGCATGTCATCAAAACGATGGTTACCCTCACTGGTATAATGTCCACTCTCATTGAATGGGCCATAAATAAGCAGCTTACCATCAATCGGTAATGCATTACCCACCGATTCGAATAGTTTTTCGACTAGAGACCATGCGATGATGTGTAGCGTGTTAGCCGTAAACACCGCATCATAAGGTCGATTAGAAGAAAGACTGATGGGTAATGGATCAACCGCCAAATCCAAAGGTAGAGGCGCATAGAGATTAGCTGCAGGATGGGCATCATGCCAAGCATTAATAGCCCAATGATTAGCTACGAGGTCGCTGGTTTGCCACGTTATCTTTGGCAACTGCGGCGCGAAATACACGCTATGTTGACCAGTACCCGACCCTATCTCAAGTACATGCTTAAAAGATATCAACTCTATTTTTAATACTTCTAAGATTGCATGCTTATTATTCTCACAAGCTCGAGAAAACGGTGGCGCAGCAGATAAGCTCATATCACTATTACCTAAATTATCAGTATTACTTAAGTTTCTTAGATTATTTTTATCCATAACAACAGGCTATTAATAAATACCTGCCTCTACGCCAGCAGCAAGGGTCATTGCTAGCTCTTCGACTTGTGCCGTAAACTCATCTTGCCAAACCCCCTGTAAGATCAGCGCCTCTTGTATCCATGACCAACGTAAACCAGTCGTAATCGTCTGTATCGCGCGTTTGGTACCGGTACCATCTTCGCCCGCACGAATATATAAGGCAAAAGGCATACCTTGTTTCTTTTCCAGTACTGGATAATAACAGCGATCAAAGAAGTCTTTGGTCAGTCCAGCCATATAGGCTAGGTTTTCAGTGGTTCCTAAAAGTAGCGCGTCAGCTGCCAGCACATCTTCAGGCTGGGTGTCTTGGGGAGACTTGATAACTACCTTGATATCTATATCTGGATGATTAGCGCCGTCATAAGCCGCTTGTGATAATTTCTTAGTATTTACCGATGGTGCGTGTGCGATTATAAGTAAGGTTTTAGTTGGCATATTAGGACCCATCTGCATAGCTAAAGGTCAAATTTTGGGTAATGTCAGGATGGATGCTTTGAGCAACAGGGCAACTGAGCGCAGTGTTATAAAGTATCTTTTGGGTTCTATCGTCAAGCGCATGCATAAAGGTCATCACAATATGCACTTCACTAACACGTCTAGGGTTAGCAGCCATAATTTTAGTGACTTCAGCCGTCGTGCCTATAATATCGACACCCATATCAGCGGCTTTTATACCAATAATAGTGAGCATACAACTGGCTAAGCTGGTTGCTAATAAATCAGTGGGTGAAAATGCTTCACCTTTACCATGATTATCGACAGGAGCATCAGTAATGATTTCATTATTAGATTGCAGATGAATAGCTTGGGTACGTAGATTGCCTTGGTAAGTGACTTTAGACATTACCATATTACTGTCCTAGTTATATTGAATGTGATTAAGTATAAAACTAGTGTACCGGAACCTCATAGTAATAACCAGCAACCTCAAATCTCAAGATTTTCTTTTTAGAATAACCAATAAGAAGCCCCACTGCATGTTATGAAGCGAAGATTCTTTATTTAGAGTGAAAAATAAAATATAAAACATAAAGCCAAAGAAAAACCCCTAGGCTAAGGGGTTTTCGATGTAAACATCTAACGGCAACCTACTTTTGTATGGATAACTCTACATTATTATCAGTACTTTACTTCAAAGCTTAATCAGACATCGTTTAAGTTAGTTACATCTCTTAGATTCGAACGCTTTTCTAACTGCTTCTTTCTCACCTCTTACGTTAGCAAGTTCCGATGCTTCGACACCATCACCTTGACCATATCCCATCCAAAAGGCCTGAACCTTACTCGTTTTAATTCTTTGTTCCTGTGCAACATATAGCTGATTTTCTCGGCGAGCTAGAGAAGCAATTTCAGTACTTAAATCTCCACAGTCAAACTTTTCATAATTTAATCCGGAGGTATATGAACCAGTAATCTGAGCAGAAGGAGTAGGCATATTCATACACCCGGAAATTATAAATACTGGAATGAGTGTAACTATTTTAATAACTACATTTTTACGCATTTTATTATCCTTCAAAAAACCTTTAAGTAACTAATTCTAACATGTATGTTACTGATACGTAATCAGATGAGCTAATTTAACTCAACTAACAAGGTATGCATTTTGAATAATATTTGCGTAGTTATGAGTATGACGTAAGTAATAAAAAGCCCCCAACATTAGATATAAAGAGCTCTCAAGAGTGAATTCCTACAGGGAAAGCTTTACGCCTTGCGCTACGGCCCACTAGAAACTTAGGCAAAGAAAAGCCCCCAACGAATTAACGTTGGGGGCTTTACTAGAATAGAGAGCTGACGATGACCTACTCTCACATGGACGAATCCACACTACCATTGGCGCGATGATGTTTCACTTCTGAGTTCGGTAAGGGATCAGGTGGTTCCATCATGCTATTGTCGTCAGCAAAGGGGGTTAGATATGAGTCTGTTGTTGTTATTGACTTAAGTATTAGCTTAAAGCCTGTCAACATAAACCTAACTGAATCAAGGTTTAAGGTGATATCGAAATGTATTTATATTCTATAGCATTTTAGCTATACAAGATAGATTAATTAGAGCTCTCATACAAACCACTTGGGTGTTGTATGGTCAAGCCAAACGAGCAATTAGTACAGGTTAGCTACACACATCGCTGTGCTTCCACACCCTGCCTATCAACGTCGTAGTCTTCAACGGCTCTTTAGGGAAATCTTATCTTGAGGTGGGCTTCCCGCTTAGATGCTTTCAGCGGTTATCCCATCCGAACGTAGCTACCGGGCAATGCCAC
The sequence above is a segment of the Psychrobacter sp. PL19 genome. Coding sequences within it:
- a CDS encoding efflux RND transporter periplasmic adaptor subunit codes for the protein MRKISKKSAIKWGIIALIVLGLAALAYKTFKPKEIQPNYLTALVEIGDIENNVMASGKVKALNTVDVGAQVSGEVKRLFVEVGDQVQKGDLIAQIDQVTQKNNLSNQQASLDQSEAALQSARAETLSREAGLKSAFADLASRQSELKQAQSDFSRLQSLVAIDAISQQEYDTQATRIDTAKAAVANARAAIDTAKAAIATTAANINSQQAALRKSQTNVDTAQEDLSYTTIRAPMSGTVVSITTEQGTTVNANQTAPTIVTLADLSVVRINAQISEADVINVKAGLPVYFNIIGNPDKKYDAILEAIEPAPERISDTSSTDAAIYYVGYIEVPNTERRFRIDMTAQVYIVVNQAKNALLIPSAALQAAGNAKKSDNTTVANDPDSGETMAKVRVLKADGEVVDQLVTVGINNRVSAEIISGLNKGDEVILSEEGPAEDGKGRF
- a CDS encoding DUF938 domain-containing protein, which produces MDKNNLRNLSNTDNLGNSDMSLSAAPPFSRACENNKHAILEVLKIELISFKHVLEIGSGTGQHSVYFAPQLPKITWQTSDLVANHWAINAWHDAHPAANLYAPLPLDLAVDPLPISLSSNRPYDAVFTANTLHIIAWSLVEKLFESVGNALPIDGKLLIYGPFNESGHYTSEGNHRFDDMLRQQNPSSGIRHKEDVIELADQHHLVLFATHAMPASNQLLIFKKR
- a CDS encoding LPS-assembly lipoprotein LptE — its product is MSYKHRATQLSSAAQKQRVKKHPAQKIAVAVLAVVPMIVVLGTTSILTGCGFQLRGYDTPLRFDVAKTAVIIEDNRTSFPLKLPLTRRLEALGVDVVDSMTLLENTSNPTVNNSANNTNAEQIAIIRVNNVRFKRYELVGVLTEIRLALSADVSYQTVQNGQPVTLTNPIQIERSYQYNEASVSTDDQQGDQTRDWLYESLARRITDQYVALSLPKVAPTNANQSSTLIKNPATAAEVTTIIAPDS
- a CDS encoding OsmC family protein, whose translation is MVMSKVTYQGNLRTQAIHLQSNNEIITDAPVDNHGKGEAFSPTDLLATSLASCMLTIIGIKAADMGVDIIGTTAEVTKIMAANPRRVSEVHIVMTFMHALDDRTQKILYNTALSCPVAQSIHPDITQNLTFSYADGS
- the holA gene encoding DNA polymerase III subunit delta yields the protein MQDTFIQAYPKLLQPPVAVAGLWLAHGDEPLLHQWLVDVLRPHWRAQNYAIKRIELISVKSWQEVLSELGSLSLFDDASALIVTGNHKPDKAVITELERFAQEAQTGAHGHSLLWLTSKQDRRAQSSKWFAPFAQYGHVIDCNLYNEQQRQQLLQIQAQQFGLRLSQEAWQLLMSHTEHYLLSAYQTLWRLSYLFAPKLVASGSDISDASDRSGTSTATSKSIALDITDLQAALVSDAQFSVFDLSDAMLAGNSAQVAKIIFQLRASDEPTTLVLWAISKDMRQIMALLDGQDPQALGIWRSKQGLYQQACRRQSKIQTAQWPKLIYHCDQAIKGIVRQPAWELLLQAALELSGKRLFMAK
- a CDS encoding dienelactone hydrolase family protein, with translation MLSNSAHSPTISFRSLLLATSIGFMALAVSQTAAAITTKNITYTVNNQSYQGYYAKADQPNAPFILLIHDWDGLTDYERQRADMLATEGYNVLAADMFGLGIRPTTIEDKKRLTSALYDDRVKMRKLLEGALNIGQKQGNDVRQGVTMGYCFGGTVALELARSGFPQKAFVPFHGGLDIPVGQNYDKTVGEILVFHGSADESIPLADFATLGKTLEASNVQHEMVTYSGAKHAFTVFDSDRYDARADKRSWKRYMDFLAEEYN
- a CDS encoding flavodoxin family protein, translated to MPTKTLLIIAHAPSVNTKKLSQAAYDGANHPDIDIKVVIKSPQDTQPEDVLAADALLLGTTENLAYMAGLTKDFFDRCYYPVLEKKQGMPFALYIRAGEDGTGTKRAIQTITTGLRWSWIQEALILQGVWQDEFTAQVEELAMTLAAGVEAGIY
- a CDS encoding MacB family efflux pump subunit; translation: MTNQDPISNTKTDVIDVINVPLMQVKGLIKEFKAGEQTIRVLDDINLTINHGEMVAIIGQSGSGKSTLMNILGCLDQATAGSYKIFGQPVSRLEADELAKLRREHFGFIFQRYHLLGDISARDNVAVPAVYAGMDGQARNQRAEQLLSGLGLSDKVNNRPSQLSGGQQQRVSIARALMNGGDIILADEPTGALDSKSGDDVMKILQDLNAQGHTIIMVTHDPLLAAQAERVIEIKDGIIIADYKNEHYQQTQAQPEAILDRHRKSAFGSFVDRLFEAFKMSLLAMRAHKMRTLLTMLGIIIGIASVVSVVGLGKGSQAQILTSISSLGTNTITLSDGYPYGDPRRQYNDDNLTPQDAQAVADQPYVISVSPQINNNIDVRYRNVQEAASVKGVGKDYLDVTGETLAEGQGFDEQSILRRTQDIIIDSSAKRTFFPDNANPIGEVLLIGSVPGRVIGVLAPNDSGFGGGVDSPTLYMPYTTMMSRLIGSAYIESFVALIDNDISSSAAETAIARLIESRHGTDDFRIRNSDSIRQTIESTTTALTLLISSIAIISLIVGGIGVMNIMLVSVTERTNEIGVRMAVGARQSDIMQQFLIEAILVCILGGLLGIGLAFTIGELINRVGGDSFKVIYSSTSIIAAFVCSTLIGVIFGFLPARNAAKLDPVEALSRD
- a CDS encoding MBL fold metallo-hydrolase, which gives rise to MNLCEIVRIEGYVQSSYLAIYPDKLLLLDGCCRPDVPVVLDYILKTLGRPVSDLKVVLVSHMHPDHAGGAIKLRKETGCLIVSADKPQQWYKGVGGRLMHLADMGMAHFAAKRMGRTFEILWYSPHLHADITVQDGDSVPKFADWQILETPGHTDRDLSFFHLPSRQVYTGDLIIKLKRKFVAPFPVYDPKVYIRSLQKIKDLNPSNVMMAHGRSLPIDAATFDLLITQAPEHPRTVKDTIRHKLLGGQGIDSYSQNLSKKG